Proteins encoded by one window of Clostridium cagae:
- a CDS encoding metallophosphoesterase, which translates to MNSKFIKRISKDSPVLEFDKNSKIVFISDMHRGDGGNADSLRPNKNIYKAALGYYLKDDFNLIEIGDGDELWKNKNCIDIAYNYDDIFKILNKFNAKKRLYLLYGNHDMVKAKPNFIPKQEKLLAQIGYNFGKELVKLYNNIQFHEGLVLRYIPTNKDILVFHGHQVDFMNCELWKISRFLVRYVWRILEGFAGFKAPVSPANNYGKGSKIDEILERTARKEKRMLICGHTHHDVFPEAGKGLYFNDGCCVFPSTITTIEIVNGEIYLIKWSVEVDEKNSLYIKRSIIGGPEKIEKYLDYAKRL; encoded by the coding sequence ATGAATAGTAAATTTATTAAGAGAATATCAAAAGATAGTCCAGTATTAGAATTCGATAAAAATTCTAAAATAGTTTTTATAAGTGATATGCATAGAGGTGATGGTGGAAATGCGGACTCATTAAGGCCTAATAAAAATATATACAAAGCAGCTCTTGGATATTATTTAAAGGATGATTTTAATTTGATTGAAATAGGTGATGGTGATGAATTATGGAAAAACAAGAATTGTATAGATATAGCTTACAATTATGATGATATATTTAAAATATTAAATAAATTTAATGCTAAAAAAAGATTATATTTACTTTATGGTAATCATGATATGGTAAAAGCTAAACCTAATTTTATACCTAAGCAAGAAAAATTACTTGCTCAAATAGGATATAATTTTGGTAAAGAGTTAGTTAAACTTTATAATAACATACAATTTCATGAAGGTCTTGTTTTGAGATATATTCCAACGAATAAAGATATATTAGTTTTTCATGGTCATCAAGTAGATTTTATGAATTGTGAGTTATGGAAAATAAGTAGGTTTTTAGTTAGATATGTTTGGAGAATCTTAGAAGGATTTGCAGGCTTTAAGGCTCCAGTAAGTCCAGCTAACAACTATGGAAAAGGAAGTAAGATTGATGAAATTTTAGAGAGGACGGCAAGGAAAGAAAAAAGAATGCTTATTTGTGGGCATACCCATCATGATGTTTTTCCAGAAGCGGGAAAGGGTCTTTATTTTAATGATGGATGTTGTGTATTTCCATCAACAATAACTACAATTGAAATAGTGAATGGAGAAATATATTTGATAAAATGGAGTGTAGAAGTTGATGAAAAAAATAGTTTATATATAAAGAGAAGCATAATAGGAGGACCTGAAAAAATTGAAAAATATTTAGATTATGCAAAAAGACTATAA
- a CDS encoding calcium/sodium antiporter, giving the protein MNYIILLLGFVLLIKGADIFVDGASIIAKKLGIPAVIVGLTIVSIGTSAPELAVSLISSLNGSNEIAIGNVIGSNIFNTLMVLGTTAIVLPLIIKKATVKNDFLVNTSVTILLFLFTFDSLFISDTNTISRLDGFVLILLCIFYVVVLIKKAKKMPNEDLKESTNELKNSLVDSNIEVNILHKVIFMIIGVAGIVVGGNLVVDSATNIAYSLGMSEKLVGLTIVAAGTSLPELVTSIVAALKGENDIALGNVLGSNIFNILLILGLSSLISPINVSQVLMTDFIYLIVINLLLIGLVFFNKSKEKKLTRIEGFLLVGLYLSYMAYIVIRN; this is encoded by the coding sequence ATGAATTATATTATATTGTTACTTGGCTTTGTTTTATTAATAAAAGGCGCTGATATTTTTGTAGATGGCGCTTCAATAATAGCTAAAAAATTAGGAATACCAGCAGTTATAGTAGGGCTTACTATCGTATCTATAGGAACAAGTGCTCCTGAACTTGCTGTAAGCTTAATTTCAAGTCTTAATGGTAGTAACGAGATTGCAATTGGAAATGTTATTGGATCTAACATTTTTAATACTCTTATGGTACTGGGGACTACTGCTATAGTTTTGCCTCTTATAATTAAGAAAGCAACAGTAAAAAACGACTTTTTAGTAAATACTTCAGTGACTATATTGCTATTTTTATTTACATTTGATAGTTTGTTTATATCTGACACTAATACAATCTCTAGATTAGATGGTTTTGTTTTAATTTTACTATGCATATTTTATGTTGTAGTTTTGATAAAGAAAGCAAAAAAAATGCCTAATGAAGATCTAAAAGAATCTACTAATGAATTGAAAAACTCTTTAGTAGATTCCAATATTGAGGTTAATATTTTACATAAAGTAATATTTATGATAATAGGTGTTGCTGGTATAGTTGTCGGAGGAAATCTAGTTGTAGATTCAGCTACTAATATAGCGTATTCGCTTGGAATGAGTGAAAAATTAGTTGGATTAACTATAGTGGCTGCTGGTACATCACTTCCTGAACTTGTAACCTCTATTGTAGCAGCATTAAAAGGTGAAAATGATATAGCACTAGGTAATGTATTAGGTTCAAATATATTTAATATATTACTTATACTAGGTTTATCATCATTAATAAGTCCTATTAATGTTTCACAAGTCTTAATGACAGATTTTATTTACTTAATAGTTATTAACTTATTACTAATAGGATTAGTTTTCTTTAACAAATCAAAAGAAAAAAAATTAACAAGAATTGAAGGATTTTTATTAGTAGGATTATACTTAAGTTATATGGCTTACATAGTAATAAGAAATTAA
- a CDS encoding threonine/serine exporter family protein produces MIKETLVSFVASFGFGIMFNIKGKKLVFAAIGGGLSWFVYSLFLKLNVSNVLSLFISSVIFSIYSEICARILKTPVTTIVICALIPLVPGAGMYYTMYEIITGNIMGSLEVGMSTLASAGMLALGVIFVSTITRQITNFRRIKKIRLENKKA; encoded by the coding sequence ATGATTAAAGAAACCTTAGTTTCATTTGTAGCTTCATTTGGGTTTGGGATTATGTTTAATATAAAAGGTAAGAAATTAGTTTTTGCCGCAATTGGTGGTGGTTTAAGTTGGTTTGTTTATTCTTTATTTTTAAAATTAAATGTAAGTAATGTTTTATCATTGTTTATTTCATCAGTTATTTTCAGTATTTATTCTGAAATTTGTGCGAGAATATTAAAAACACCAGTTACAACAATAGTTATTTGTGCGCTAATACCATTGGTTCCAGGTGCAGGAATGTATTATACTATGTACGAAATAATAACTGGGAATATTATGGGGTCACTAGAAGTAGGAATGAGTACTTTAGCTAGTGCAGGAATGTTAGCACTAGGTGTGATTTTTGTATCAACAATAACTCGTCAAATTACTAATTTTAGAAGAATAAAAAAAATACGTTTAGAAAATAAGAAGGCTTAA
- a CDS encoding ASCH domain-containing protein: MSNEHSSINKMWKNYLNLIGEDEFTTKLEYNSWSFGDNEALANELVELVLKGEKTATTSLHYLYELETEVLPKEEQLAIITDFSGNAKCIIETKHVNVLPFSKVKAEFAFKEGEGDKSLEYWRKGHIDFFNRGLKDFNKEFSEDMLVVCEEFEVIYN, translated from the coding sequence ATGAGTAATGAACACAGTAGCATAAATAAAATGTGGAAAAATTATTTGAATTTAATTGGAGAAGATGAGTTTACTACAAAATTAGAATATAATTCATGGAGTTTTGGTGATAATGAGGCTTTAGCAAATGAATTAGTAGAGTTAGTTTTAAAGGGAGAAAAAACAGCCACTACATCACTTCATTATTTGTATGAACTAGAAACTGAAGTGTTGCCTAAAGAAGAACAGTTAGCAATTATTACAGATTTTTCAGGCAATGCAAAATGTATAATAGAAACTAAACATGTTAATGTATTACCTTTTTCTAAGGTTAAAGCTGAATTTGCATTTAAAGAAGGAGAAGGCGATAAATCTTTAGAATATTGGAGAAAGGGACATATTGATTTTTTTAATAGGGGATTAAAAGATTTTAATAAGGAATTTTCAGAAGATATGTTGGTAGTTTGTGAAGAATTTGAAGTAATTTATAATTAA
- a CDS encoding cation diffusion facilitator family transporter, with product MKELNSNERLKIGYRVSIVTIIGNVLLSIIKIGIGIIASSKAMIADGVHSLSDVFSTIGVIIGLKLSSKKADKEHPYGHEKFESLTSVFLGIMLLLVSLGIGFSGIKNLVYGNYSIPGSLAIFAAVISIVSKEAMYWYTLKYAEKINSTSLKADAWHHRSDSFSSIGALIGIIGARMGLPMLDPAIALVISIIIIKVSYDILKQSINQLMDTSVGDNAIKKMNAAIHSIDGVKNIDNLKTRLHANKVYVDVEISVESDISVEEGHKIAMNVHNIIEENKDVKHCMVHVNPFIEKKVL from the coding sequence ATGAAAGAATTAAATAGTAATGAACGTTTAAAGATTGGATACAGGGTAAGTATAGTAACTATAATAGGAAATGTTTTATTATCTATTATAAAGATAGGAATTGGAATTATTGCTTCTAGTAAGGCAATGATTGCTGATGGTGTTCATTCTTTGTCTGATGTATTTAGTACTATAGGCGTTATAATAGGTTTAAAATTGTCAAGTAAAAAAGCTGACAAAGAACATCCTTATGGTCATGAAAAATTTGAAAGCTTAACTTCTGTTTTCTTAGGAATTATGCTTTTGTTAGTTTCATTAGGGATTGGATTTTCAGGAATAAAAAATTTAGTATATGGTAATTATTCAATTCCGGGAAGTTTAGCTATATTTGCCGCAGTAATATCTATTGTATCAAAGGAAGCAATGTACTGGTATACATTAAAATATGCAGAAAAGATAAATAGTACATCATTAAAAGCAGATGCTTGGCACCATAGAAGTGATTCATTCTCTTCAATTGGAGCTTTGATAGGAATAATTGGTGCTAGAATGGGACTTCCTATGTTAGACCCTGCAATAGCACTAGTAATAAGTATTATAATAATAAAAGTAAGTTATGATATTTTAAAACAAAGTATAAATCAGTTAATGGATACATCTGTTGGTGATAACGCAATAAAAAAAATGAATGCAGCAATACATTCAATTGATGGAGTTAAAAATATAGATAATTTAAAAACTAGACTTCATGCTAATAAAGTTTACGTAGATGTTGAAATTTCTGTAGAATCAGATATTTCAGTTGAAGAAGGTCATAAGATTGCTATGAATGTTCATAACATAATTGAAGAAAATAAAGATGTGAAACACTGCATGGTTCATGTTAATCCATTTATAGAAAAGAAAGTTTTATAA
- a CDS encoding dipeptidase: MNFIDLHCDTASKIYYDKLNIKNDICKVTLDKLKKGEALAQVFAFFIDQDITKTPFEEFLKLYNNFKRELDNNSNKIEIVTNIKELDECNRKNKIGAFLSIEEGEVIEGDIEKLREVYRMGIRIITITWNYENKLGYPNANYIFKENGLTSLGKDILQEMETLGIIPDVSHLSDAGFYDLVKLCKKPFIASHSNSREITNHPRNLTDEMIKLLSDKGGVMGINFCSSFLGNEEISSIEEMIAHIKHIRNIGGIDVVALGSDFDGIDNEVEIQNCSEFYKLYDVLKKNGFTENDVEKIFYKNVKRVFNDVLK, translated from the coding sequence ATGAATTTTATTGATTTACATTGTGATACTGCAAGTAAAATATACTATGATAAATTAAACATAAAAAATGATATCTGTAAGGTTACTTTAGATAAATTAAAAAAAGGAGAGGCTTTAGCACAAGTATTTGCTTTTTTTATAGACCAAGACATTACTAAGACCCCTTTTGAAGAGTTTTTAAAGCTTTATAATAACTTTAAACGTGAATTAGATAATAATTCAAATAAAATAGAAATTGTAACTAATATAAAAGAATTGGATGAATGCAATAGAAAGAATAAAATAGGGGCATTTTTATCTATAGAAGAAGGGGAAGTAATAGAAGGTGACATTGAAAAGTTAAGGGAAGTTTATAGAATGGGAATTAGAATAATTACAATCACTTGGAATTATGAAAATAAGCTTGGATACCCAAATGCAAACTATATTTTTAAAGAAAATGGATTGACATCTTTAGGTAAAGATATATTACAAGAGATGGAGACTTTAGGTATTATACCAGATGTATCACATTTATCTGATGCTGGGTTTTATGATTTGGTTAAATTATGTAAGAAACCTTTTATAGCATCACATTCTAATTCACGTGAAATAACAAATCATCCTAGAAATCTTACTGATGAAATGATAAAATTATTGTCAGATAAAGGCGGAGTAATGGGAATAAATTTTTGTTCCAGTTTTTTGGGAAATGAAGAAATATCATCTATAGAAGAAATGATAGCACACATAAAACATATAAGAAATATTGGTGGAATCGATGTTGTAGCTCTTGGTAGTGATTTTGATGGAATAGATAATGAGGTTGAAATACAAAATTGCTCAGAGTTTTATAAACTATATGATGTGCTTAAGAAAAATGGATTCACAGAGAATGATGTAGAAAAAATCTTCTACAAAAATGTTAAAAGAGTTTTTAATGATGTGTTAAAATAG
- the glyA gene encoding serine hydroxymethyltransferase, translating into MNFEHISREDNEIYALIEKELERQQNGIELIASENVASEAVMEAMGSYLTNKYAEGYPGKRYYGGCYVVDGVEEIARERAKELFGAEHANVQPHSGSQANMAVYFTILEHGDTVLGMDLSHGGHLTHGSPVNFSGKLFNFVSYGVDKDTEEINYDVVRELAIKHKPKLIVAGASAYSRIIDFKKFREICDEIGAYLMVDMAHIAGLVAAELHPSPVPYADFVTSTTHKTLRGPRGGLILCKEKYAKDLDKNIFPGMQGGPLMHIIAAKAVCFKEALDPSFKEYMARVVENCKELGEQLVKRGFKLVSNGTDNHLILVDLNNKDITGKDAEKLLDEVGITLNKNTVPNETRSPFVTSGVRIGTAAITTRGFERRDMEEIADIINETIINRDKDLEQYKQRVEALCEKYPLYK; encoded by the coding sequence ATGAATTTTGAACACATAAGCAGAGAAGATAATGAAATTTATGCTTTAATTGAAAAGGAATTAGAAAGACAACAAAATGGAATTGAGTTAATAGCTTCAGAAAATGTCGCAAGTGAAGCTGTAATGGAGGCTATGGGTTCCTATTTAACAAATAAATATGCTGAAGGATATCCAGGTAAGAGATACTATGGTGGATGTTATGTAGTAGATGGCGTTGAAGAAATAGCACGTGAAAGAGCTAAGGAGTTATTTGGAGCAGAACATGCAAATGTTCAACCACATTCTGGTTCACAAGCTAATATGGCTGTTTATTTTACAATTTTAGAACATGGGGATACTGTGTTAGGTATGGATTTAAGCCATGGAGGTCATTTAACTCATGGTTCACCAGTTAATTTTTCAGGAAAATTATTTAACTTTGTATCATATGGAGTAGATAAAGATACTGAAGAAATAAATTATGATGTAGTAAGAGAATTAGCTATAAAGCACAAACCTAAGTTAATAGTTGCAGGTGCAAGTGCATATTCAAGAATAATAGATTTTAAGAAATTTAGAGAAATTTGTGATGAAATTGGAGCATACTTAATGGTTGATATGGCTCATATTGCTGGACTTGTAGCAGCAGAATTACATCCATCACCAGTACCATATGCAGATTTTGTTACTTCTACAACACACAAAACTTTAAGAGGTCCAAGAGGTGGATTAATACTTTGCAAGGAAAAATATGCTAAGGACTTAGATAAAAATATATTCCCAGGAATGCAAGGTGGTCCATTAATGCATATTATAGCAGCGAAAGCAGTATGCTTTAAGGAAGCTTTAGATCCAAGTTTTAAAGAATATATGGCAAGAGTTGTAGAAAACTGCAAAGAACTAGGTGAACAACTAGTAAAAAGAGGATTTAAGTTAGTATCTAATGGAACAGACAATCATTTAATTCTTGTAGATTTAAATAACAAAGATATTACAGGAAAAGATGCTGAAAAATTATTAGATGAAGTAGGAATTACTCTTAATAAAAATACAGTACCAAATGAAACTAGAAGTCCTTTTGTAACTTCAGGAGTTAGAATAGGTACAGCTGCTATTACAACTAGAGGATTTGAAAGAAGAGATATGGAAGAAATAGCAGATATAATCAATGAAACAATCATTAATAGAGATAAAGACTTAGAGCAATATAAGCAAAGAGTAGAAGCTTTATGTGAAAAGTATCCTCTATATAAATAA
- a CDS encoding threonine/serine exporter family protein has protein sequence MDLNKLLKVSTFAGKIMLESGAETYRVEETICRICTSFGVDQADSFVIPTGIMVSISHDDEVVSLVKRVTSRGVDLNKIDKINDLARKTQIELLSIDEFNKELIEISKGDRYSNSYTFFWSAISAGSFAMLFGGNIKDFIVATLIGLIIKIVITICQRLSINEFFVNSLCGAICAFLALIFIKLNIGSNLDKIIIGAIMLLVPGLTITNAIRDTIAGDLLSGMTKALEAFLVAVSIAVGTGGILSIFINTLGGM, from the coding sequence ATGGATTTAAATAAATTACTTAAAGTATCTACGTTCGCAGGAAAAATAATGTTAGAAAGTGGGGCAGAAACTTATAGGGTGGAAGAAACTATTTGTAGGATCTGTACTTCTTTTGGGGTAGACCAAGCTGATAGTTTTGTTATACCAACAGGAATTATGGTGTCTATTTCACATGATGATGAAGTTGTTTCATTAGTTAAAAGAGTTACATCTAGAGGAGTAGATTTAAATAAAATAGATAAAATTAATGATCTTGCAAGAAAAACACAAATTGAACTTTTAAGTATAGATGAGTTTAATAAAGAACTTATAGAAATATCTAAAGGAGATAGATATTCTAATTCATATACTTTTTTTTGGTCAGCTATTTCAGCTGGGTCCTTTGCTATGTTATTTGGCGGAAATATAAAAGATTTTATAGTAGCGACTCTAATCGGATTGATAATAAAAATAGTAATTACTATTTGTCAAAGGCTTAGTATTAATGAATTTTTTGTAAATTCATTATGTGGTGCAATATGTGCATTTTTAGCACTAATATTTATTAAACTTAATATAGGATCTAATTTAGATAAAATAATTATAGGCGCTATAATGTTACTTGTACCCGGTTTAACCATTACTAATGCTATTAGAGACACAATTGCAGGCGACTTACTATCTGGTATGACAAAAGCTCTTGAAGCATTTTTGGTAGCTGTTTCAATAGCTGTTGGTACAGGTGGTATTTTAAGTATCTTTATAAATACATTGGGAGGAATGTAA
- the brnQ gene encoding branched-chain amino acid transport system II carrier protein — protein MKKNTDIIIIGFAIFSMFFGAGNLIFPPYIGMASGNGWLISFLGFIISDVGMILLSINAIARAGSYQAILGRAGKKFGFWLELIIMLCLGPILIIPRTGATTLEMSINPLFNSVNPIIFSILFFGLTFILTVKPTKVVDVIGKFLTPMLLIALAILIVKGVVSPLGKLSNAIDLELLFANGLAQGYQTMDALGAGGIAAFIMATFLAKGYKDKSEIVKLTAKASIVAGIGLIIVYGGLTYLGATVSNVYDANISQTTLLISITKQLLGDQGAIILSLVVAFACLTTSIGLTSVTAKYFEDVTNKKIKYKNIVVFICLFSAIISNLGVNKIISIAAPILTVLYPVTLVLVLMASFKKIFTKDSTYKGAAYATLVISIITVIDSLGVNISFIHSLPFASLGFNWIIPAIIGGIISNIISNFKEKNSMKLLRE, from the coding sequence ATGAAGAAGAATACAGATATTATTATTATTGGTTTCGCAATATTTTCAATGTTTTTTGGAGCAGGAAATTTAATATTTCCACCATATATAGGAATGGCTTCGGGAAATGGGTGGCTAATAAGTTTCTTGGGATTTATTATTTCAGATGTGGGTATGATACTATTATCAATTAATGCTATTGCAAGGGCAGGTTCTTATCAAGCAATTTTAGGAAGGGCAGGTAAGAAATTTGGGTTTTGGTTGGAACTTATTATAATGCTTTGTTTAGGTCCAATTCTTATTATTCCGAGAACTGGTGCAACAACTTTAGAGATGAGTATTAATCCGTTATTTAATTCCGTTAATCCCATTATATTCTCAATTTTATTTTTTGGCTTGACATTTATTTTAACAGTAAAGCCAACTAAAGTTGTGGATGTTATAGGAAAATTTTTAACCCCTATGCTTTTAATTGCTTTAGCTATATTAATAGTAAAAGGAGTAGTTTCACCTTTAGGTAAACTAAGTAATGCTATTGATTTAGAATTATTATTTGCAAATGGACTTGCTCAAGGATATCAAACTATGGATGCACTTGGGGCAGGGGGAATTGCTGCATTTATTATGGCAACATTTTTAGCAAAAGGTTATAAAGACAAAAGCGAAATTGTAAAGCTTACTGCAAAAGCCTCTATAGTTGCAGGGATTGGACTTATAATAGTATATGGTGGTTTAACATACTTAGGGGCTACTGTATCTAATGTGTATGATGCCAATATCTCTCAAACTACATTATTAATTAGTATAACAAAGCAATTATTAGGAGATCAAGGTGCAATTATATTAAGTTTGGTTGTTGCTTTTGCTTGTCTTACTACATCAATAGGATTAACATCTGTCACTGCTAAGTATTTTGAAGATGTTACTAATAAAAAAATTAAATATAAAAATATAGTTGTATTTATTTGCTTGTTTAGTGCTATTATTTCTAATTTAGGTGTTAATAAAATAATCTCTATAGCTGCGCCTATCCTAACTGTACTTTATCCAGTAACGCTTGTATTGGTTTTAATGGCATCATTTAAAAAGATATTTACTAAGGACTCTACTTATAAGGGTGCAGCATATGCAACTTTAGTTATAAGTATTATTACTGTTATTGATAGTTTAGGTGTTAACATAAGTTTTATACATAGTCTTCCTTTTGCTAGCTTAGGATTCAATTGGATTATACCTGCAATAATAGGAGGTATTATTAGTAATATAATTAGTAATTTTAAGGAGAAAAATTCCATGAAGTTGTTAAGGGAGTAG
- a CDS encoding ABC-F family ATP-binding cassette domain-containing protein, with amino-acid sequence MSVLIVKEMNHGFGDRAIFEDVSFRLLKGEHVGLIGANGEGKSTFMNIVTGKLQPDEGKVSWSNNVRVGYMDQHAALTKGQSIRDALRDAFKYLFDLETEMNSLYEKMGDCTEDELNKMLERTAVIQDMLDHNGFYVIDPKVEEVAKGLGLLDLGLDRDVDDLSGGQRTKILLGKLLLETPDILLLDEPTNYLDEEHIEWLKRYLLNYENAFILISHDIPFLNSVVNLIYHVEDRKLTRYVGDYDEFQRLYEENKRKLEAAYEKQQKEIARLEDFVARNKANVATANMAKSRQKKLDKMDVIELSKEKPKPEFNFKAARASGKVIFETKDLVIGYDSPLTKPLNLYMERGQKIALVGANGLGKSTLLKSLLGLVKPLSGEANLGDYQYIGYFEQEDRTDNRNTCIDEVWQEFPGFTQYQIRAALAKCGLTTKQLESQIRVLSGGEAAKVRLCKILNNETNILILDEPTNHLDVEAKEELKRALKEYKGSILLVSHEPEFYRDVITEVWNCEDWTTKIV; translated from the coding sequence ATGAGCGTACTTATTGTAAAAGAAATGAATCATGGCTTTGGAGATAGAGCTATATTTGAAGATGTATCATTTAGATTATTAAAAGGAGAACACGTTGGACTTATTGGTGCTAATGGTGAAGGTAAATCAACTTTCATGAATATAGTAACAGGAAAACTTCAACCAGATGAAGGTAAAGTAAGTTGGTCAAATAATGTTAGAGTTGGATATATGGATCAACATGCAGCATTAACTAAAGGTCAAAGTATAAGAGATGCATTAAGAGATGCATTTAAATATCTTTTTGATTTAGAAACAGAAATGAACTCATTATATGAAAAAATGGGTGATTGTACTGAAGATGAATTAAATAAAATGCTTGAAAGAACTGCTGTAATTCAAGATATGCTTGATCATAATGGATTCTATGTTATTGATCCAAAAGTAGAGGAAGTCGCAAAAGGTCTAGGTCTTTTAGATTTAGGTCTTGATAGAGATGTAGATGATTTATCAGGAGGACAAAGAACTAAGATACTTTTAGGTAAATTGTTATTAGAAACACCAGATATATTACTTTTAGATGAGCCCACTAACTATCTTGATGAGGAACATATAGAATGGCTTAAAAGATATCTGTTAAATTATGAAAATGCTTTTATATTAATTTCACATGATATTCCATTCTTAAATTCTGTAGTTAATTTAATTTATCATGTAGAGGATAGAAAATTAACTAGATATGTTGGAGATTATGATGAATTCCAAAGACTTTATGAAGAAAATAAGAGAAAGTTAGAAGCAGCATATGAAAAACAACAAAAGGAAATAGCTAGATTAGAAGATTTCGTTGCTAGAAATAAAGCTAATGTTGCTACAGCCAACATGGCTAAATCTAGACAAAAGAAATTAGATAAAATGGATGTAATTGAATTATCAAAAGAAAAACCAAAGCCAGAATTTAACTTTAAAGCTGCTAGAGCTTCAGGTAAAGTTATTTTTGAAACTAAAGATTTAGTTATAGGATATGATTCACCTCTTACAAAACCATTAAACTTATATATGGAAAGAGGACAAAAAATTGCACTAGTTGGAGCTAATGGACTTGGTAAATCAACACTTTTAAAAAGTTTACTTGGACTTGTAAAACCATTAAGTGGAGAAGCTAATCTAGGTGATTACCAATATATAGGATACTTTGAACAAGAAGATAGGACTGATAATAGAAATACATGTATAGATGAAGTTTGGCAGGAGTTTCCAGGGTTTACTCAATATCAAATAAGAGCAGCACTTGCTAAATGTGGACTTACAACAAAACAATTAGAATCTCAAATAAGAGTTTTATCAGGTGGAGAAGCTGCAAAGGTTAGACTTTGTAAAATATTAAATAATGAAACAAACATATTAATTTTAGACGAACCTACAAACCACTTAGATGTGGAGGCTAAAGAAGAATTAAAAAGAGCATTAAAAGAATATAAAGGTTCAATACTATTAGTATCCCATGAACCAGAATTCTATAGAGATGTTATTACTGAAGTTTGGAATTGCGAGGATTGGACTACTAAAATAGTATAG
- a CDS encoding DUF2935 domain-containing protein, translating to MLSNQKYVGLSLELHLFFARIMKEHSLFLEAGFTPKNTKLSKEAENYKVQFEKLLLDTVKLSNGRVRQLVIDSGEIFTDYTLSTEKKTQYYTGININSKITEMEKELEHENKKYIDSRTVNCVKKLNNRAIKLLNGLIDFKMGILEKMLSCELFTLNYPLLIEHIIHEAKLYHSYVCALENEEDIDKEDIGKIQLFWDDIMKEHALFIRGLLDPSENELIKTSNEFAKDYNNLIKKLGNMTDTSMETCINDTLLETIKLRDFKKAGTEGIVECKIKSIILPLLADHVLREANHYIRVLKNYKN from the coding sequence ATGTTAAGTAATCAAAAATATGTTGGCTTATCATTAGAATTACATCTTTTTTTTGCACGAATTATGAAGGAACATTCTTTGTTTTTAGAGGCAGGGTTTACCCCTAAAAATACTAAACTTTCTAAGGAAGCCGAAAACTATAAAGTGCAGTTTGAAAAGCTTTTATTAGATACAGTTAAGCTAAGCAATGGAAGAGTTAGACAACTTGTGATAGATTCTGGAGAAATTTTTACGGATTATACTTTAAGCACAGAAAAAAAGACACAGTACTATACAGGAATAAATATAAATTCTAAGATAACCGAAATGGAGAAAGAGTTAGAGCATGAAAATAAAAAATATATTGATAGCAGAACAGTAAATTGTGTGAAAAAACTTAATAATAGGGCTATAAAGTTACTTAATGGCCTTATAGACTTTAAAATGGGAATATTAGAAAAAATGTTGAGTTGTGAATTATTTACATTAAATTATCCTCTACTTATTGAACATATAATACATGAAGCTAAGTTGTATCATTCATATGTATGTGCGCTTGAGAACGAAGAGGATATTGATAAAGAAGATATTGGAAAAATCCAGTTGTTTTGGGATGATATTATGAAGGAACATGCTTTGTTTATTAGGGGATTACTTGATCCTAGTGAGAATGAATTAATAAAAACTTCAAATGAATTTGCAAAAGATTATAATAATCTAATTAAAAAGTTAGGAAATATGACTGATACGTCAATGGAAACATGCATAAATGACACATTATTAGAAACGATTAAATTAAGAGATTTTAAGAAAGCAGGTACGGAAGGGATAGTTGAATGTAAGATAAAATCTATAATATTACCACTTCTTGCTGATCATGTGCTAAGAGAAGCTAATCACTATATAAGAGTTTTAAAGAATTATAAAAATTAA